Proteins encoded in a region of the Drosophila sechellia strain sech25 chromosome 2L, ASM438219v1, whole genome shotgun sequence genome:
- the LOC116800354 gene encoding uncharacterized protein YJR142W-like has translation MILKHLKKKKLIYKFLLIKGIHKCDIRPFVVEGQQVGLIKSDVLTHLKKYPEVFCIRACEQSKQGSVELNPAFRDYNERTEQLEKVLRNLRSEGLFPALQGWRDEYFEVKADCRALLKMERAATPLFGVRKYGVDINGYVRHPTLGLCIWLQQRSNTKETWPGKWDNMVGGGLSVGFGIKETAIKEAAEEASIPSDLVKNLVSAGCVSFYFESRQGLFPNTEYVFDLELPLDFVPQNADGEVQAFELLTAKDCVERVFTSDFKTTSAPVVIDFLIRHGHITADDVVDFTQIVELLHVPLQSLYTYKTRFEQSIKQPQFLPGDSKNCNCEIFQKISVENGHKKTN, from the exons AtgattttaaaacatttaaaaaaaaaaaaattaatttataaatttcttttaattaaagGTATTCATAAGTGTGACATTCGTCCATTTGTGGTAGAGGGGCAACAAGTTGGTCTTATTAAGTCAGATGTTTTAACACATCTTAAAAAGTATCCTGAAGTATTTTGCATTCGGGCTTGTGAGCAAAGTAAACAG GGTTCGGTAGAGCTAAATCCTGCTTTTCGTGACTATAACGAGCGCACTGAGCAACTGGAAAAGGTTTTGCGTAACTTGCGGTCCGAGGGACTTTTTCCTGCATTACAGGGATGGAGGGATGAGTATTTCGAGGTAAAAGCAGACTGCAGAGCTCTACTTAAAATGGAACGGGCAGCTACTCCGCTCTTTGGAGTGCGAAAGTACGGCGTTGATATAAACGGTTACGTAAGGCACCCGACGCTTGGGTTATGCATTTGGCTGCAGCAGCGGTCAAACACAAAAGAGACCTGGCCTGGAAAATGGGACAATATGGTAGGCGGTGGACTTTCAGTCGGCTTTGGTATTAAGGAAACAGCCATTAAGGAGGCTGCAGAGGAGGCATCAATTCCTTCTGACCTAGTTAAGAATTTGGTGTCCGCAGGATGTGTCTCATTTTACTTTGAAAGCCGACAAGGACTTTTTCCCAATACCGAATATGTTTTCGACTTGGAGCTACCACTTGACTTTGTGCCTCAAAACGCTGACGGGGAGGTCCAGGCCTTCGAGCTACTAACAGCTAAGGACTGTGTGGAGCGCGTTTTTACTTCAGATTTCAAGACAACTTCAGCGCCTGTGGTGATCGATTTTCTTATCCGACATGGGCACATAACAGCAGATGAtg TTGTCGACTTCACGCAAATCGTCGAGCTCCTGCACGTGCCCTTACAGTCCCTATATACGTACAAGACACGCTTTGAGCAATCCATTAAGCAACCTCAATTCTTGCCAGGTGATTCCAAAAACTGCAACTGTGAAATATTTCAGAAAATATCAGTGGAGAATGGGCAcaagaaaacaaattaa